Proteins co-encoded in one Papaver somniferum cultivar HN1 chromosome 5, ASM357369v1, whole genome shotgun sequence genomic window:
- the LOC113277600 gene encoding transcription factor MYB114-like has protein sequence MEVSSSIGFSVGGVRKGAWSEEEDLLLRRCIEKYGEGKWRQVPLKAGLNRCRKSCRLRWCNYLKPNIKRGEFEADELDLIMRMHKLLGNRWSIIAGRLPGRTANDIKNLYNTRLKKKCFLKCNAEEEQVVIIKKLGDQTKNDHGNYNHRRQVRNSRLPRPSTAADDCND, from the exons ATGGAGGTATCTTCTTCAATTGGATTTTCAGTAGGAGGTGTTAGAAAAGGAGCTTGGTCTGAAGAAGAAGATCTTCTTCTTAGGCGGTGTATCGAAAAGTATGGCGAAGGAAAATGGCGTCAAGTTCCTCTCAAAGCAG GGCTGAACCGATGTCGAAAAAGTTGTAGGTTGAGGTGGTGTAACTATCTAAAACCAAATATTAAAAGAGGAGAATTTGAAGCAGATGAACTGGATCtcatcatgcggatgcataagCTTCTTGGTAACAG ATGGTCAATAATTGCTGGTAGACTTCCAGGAAGAACAGCAAATGATATTAAGAATTTGTATAACACTCGTTTGAAGAAAAAGTGTTTCTTGAAATGCAATGCTGAGGAAGAACAAGTTGTGATTATCAAGAAATTAGGAGATCAGACTAAAAATGACCATGGCAATTACAATCATCGTCGGCAAGTTCGAAACAGTAGACTACCCCGTCCGAGTACTGCAGCAGATGATTGTAATGATTAA